A genomic region of Oryza glaberrima chromosome 1, OglaRS2, whole genome shotgun sequence contains the following coding sequences:
- the LOC127760355 gene encoding ABC transporter B family member 9-like: MTPARSSVVLRMGDKIGNFVHLLVTFLSSFAVAFAQQNSCVMKSTYSSNVPENVAAGMAMGTVIVLLFCGYSLGISYDAKLILEKGYTCTGAQVMNVIFVVLIGLLASGQASPSMREFAGGQAAVYKILETINREPKIDAYSTTVSHALRSASCFLLPVHVSRARKCMT; encoded by the exons ATGAcaccggcgaggtcgtcggTCGTCTTGAGAATGGGTGACAAGATCGGTAATTTTGTCCATCTTCTTGTCACATTCCTGAGCAGCTTCGCAGTGGCCTTCGCGCAGCAGAACA GTTGCGTCATGAAGAGCACGTACAGCTCCAACGTTCCGGAGAACGTCGCGGCTGGCATGGCCATGGGCACGGTCATAGTGCTCCTCTTCTGTGGCTACTCCCTGGGGATTTCTTATGATGCCAAGCTGATCCTGGAGAAGGGATATACATGCACCGGAGCACAAGTGATGAATGTCATATTCGTCGTGCTCATCGGCTTGCT AGCTTCAGGTCAGGCATCTCCAAGCATGAGAGAGTTTGCAGGAGGCCAGGCTGCAGTATACAAGATATTGGAAACAATCAACAGGGAACCTAAGATCGATGCATACAGCACCACAG TTAGCCATGCACTGCGGTCAGCGTCATGTTTTCTGTTGCCTGTGCACGTCTCAAGAGCCAGGAAATGTATGACTTGA